A stretch of the Salmo salar chromosome ssa20, Ssal_v3.1, whole genome shotgun sequence genome encodes the following:
- the LOC106581353 gene encoding lysophosphatidic acid receptor 6: protein MPLCERDVCYIQWIVYVPTFVVGLPLNLATLWLLLFRIRRWTESTVYLSSLIINDILLIFSLPFKIYAFGRTWGLSMGFCTFLESLVFVNIYGSIVLIVCISGDRYVSLRFPFNGKRLRSPRKAALVCLAVWVTVFAFTTPVYELHNKNTTSLHNNNETRCFEGFSRETWGKKWIIVAMETVFTISTVTMLFFSVRVMQILSDMRRRNPLDKKVRDNKSVKIVLSNLVAFMLCFIPYHVAAVVYFLAKNRTENPDVINPLRDFVHISTCLGSVNCLTDGVCYYFILKENLLTASQERRRMSTRGNNVAKPGEINQHPMDNIMVKGPGETGSDTQVTGDR, encoded by the coding sequence ATGCCACTGTGTGAAAGGGACGTGTGCTATATACAATGGATTGTCTACGTCCCCACATTCGTGGTGGGTTTACCCCTCAACCTGGCCACCCTGTGGCTCCTCCTCTTCAGGATCCGTCGATGGACTGAGTCCACAGTGTACCTCAGCAGTCTGATCATCAACGACATCCTTCTCATCTTTTCTCTGCCCTTCAAGATATACGCTTTCGGCCGCACCTGGGGCCTGAGCATGGGCTTCTGCACCTTCCTGGAGAGCCTGGTGTTCGTCAACATCTATGGGAGCATCGTACTGATCGTGTGCATCTCGGGCGACCGATATGTTTCTCTGCGGTTTCCATTCAACGGCAAACGTCTGCGCTCGCCACGGAAGGCTGCCCTGGTATGCCTGGCTGTGTGGGTGACGGTATTCGCTTTCACCACACCCGTCTATGAGCTACACAACAAAAACACCACTAGCCTCCACAACAACAATGAAACCAGGTGTTTCGAGGGATTCTCCAGGGAAACCTGGGGGAAGAAATGGATCATTGTCGCCATGGAGACGGTGTTCACAATCAGCACTGTCACTATGTTGTTCTTCTCGGTGCGCGTGATGCAGATCCTGAGTGACATGCGGCGTCGGAACCCGCTGGACAAGAAGGTGAGGGACAACAAGTCTGTGAAGATCGTCCTGAGCAACCTGGTGGCCTTCATGCTGTGCTTCATCCCCTACCACGTGGCTGCAGTCGTCTACTTCCTGGCCAAGAACCGCACAGAGAACCCAGACGTCATCAACCCCCTCAGAGACTTCGTCCACATCAGCACCTGTCTGGGCAGTGTCAACTGTCTGACGGACGGGGTCTGCTACTACTTCATCCTGAAGGAGAACCTGCTGACTgccagccaggagaggaggaggatgtccaCTAGAGGGAACAACGTGGCAAAGCCCGGGGAAATCAACCAGCATCCGATGGACAACATCATGGTCAAGGGACCCGGAGAGACAGGATCAGACACTCAGGTCACTGGAGATCGATAG